From the Lysinibacillus fusiformis genome, the window CCTGAAATGTTGTCACTATAGAAATTAGTAATATTATCTAAAGATTTTATGCTCATAAAGATAGTCATAGGAAAGGTCAACAAACAAATATTCATGCTCGTTGATGGCGATGGAGAATGTTCTTGTAATTTCTCCTGTTTCAATATCCCGATACAATTCAGAGATTTCCCCACTTTGATCGTTGCGCATTTTGATAATCGTTTGAAGGAAATACGGACGCCAGCTCCAATTTTTATTGATGGCACGTGGCTGTAGCTCCCAAATACCGTCAATTCGCATAACGTTTGGTGTTAACTGGAACCCATCCTCATTACAAATATAGAGTCGGAAGGAGTAATTATCTAATAGTTCAGCTAAATACTCTAAATGGGAGACATTGTCGCTCGTTGGTTTCACACGATGAACAATCGCCTCTAATTCCTCTCTTAATTTTTTCAACTGCAAATATTGTGCCTCCAGCATTTTCTTTTCGGAGGTAATAAATTGCTGGCATTCTTTTTTAAAACGTTCCTTTAATATATCCTTATCAACAAAGGTCATTGCTGGATTTGCTAGGTATGGACCTTGATAAAATCTACCCCCATTTTTCCAGGCAAATTGTAGCTGATAAACCGTTTCGATATCTTCAAATAAAAGATTCGCTCCAATTTTATAAGCTAGGCTACCAATGGCGGAAATCATGTCCGATTGAGCAGACCAAGAATCATAATTTAAATCACGTGTATTGACCTTTAAGATATGGGGTGCCAATAACGCAATATGCTCTAAATGACTTTCGGCTCCTACTTCCTGAACGGCAATTTTCACTCCAAACGTCGTAAAATAGCGGAGGGCGTGATGTAGTTTGTTAATATCCCCGATAAAACGATGCTCTGATACGACAAGTACGATGCGCTGTAAATCTTTTTCATCTATATATTGTTGGATAATATTAAAATGACTTTCACCAAAATCTTGCATCAATAAATTTGGATTGCTTGGAATATAAATATCAATTTCTGGTGCAATTTCATCAATTTTAGCTAATGCCGCATGTAAAATTTTATGTTCCATATCAATTCGATATTCTTCTGGAATATCTTCATTGTTGACAAAATCCTTTAAATTAATTTGCTGACCTTGAATTTGTAGATATCCGGAAATTTCGTAGGCAATCACCGTATGCGCATCTGCACTAAATATCGGTTGATAATACCCATGTATTTGATCTAAATTCGTTAACACTTCAATTGCGTCCATCATCGAAACCTCCAATATGAATAACGTTTTTATTGTTATTCAAAAATAACATTACATTCATCATGATTAACTAAAAAAATGCTCTCTGACTGTATAATAAGTTGTTTAAAGTAAAATCGCAACTTCACTTCTCATAATTTATGGCAAATCTGTCCTAAATTTTAACGTTCAACTATTTGATTTTTATCAATGCTAACGACTTTCCTGCATAGTAGGTTGCTCCTTACGCCATCTTGTTCCTTTTACTTAATTTTCATGTCAGTCAAGGCTGTTCTCTTATTTTGTTTCTCACTTTAATTTATGCAACATAACACAAAGACAGCCGTGATAATAGATGATCATTATCCTATCCAAGCCAAACAATTCAGTCATTTGCCCAGTATTTAAGGACAATTTTATGAAAAAACAGTATCCCAATAGGACAACACGAGGCTCCTACTGGCATACTGTTTATTATTATTCAGACATAAAGAAATACCAAATCAGTGCGATTACTGCTACTGATAAAATAATAGCTATCGTTACGCGAAGCGGCGAAATAGGAGCATTTCCGCCAACTCGACCCGTTTGTCCATTCACCATAAAGCGGTAAATCTTCTCCTTATAGCGGAAAGAAGATAACCAAATCGGTAACATTAAATATTTGTATGTAATATCATCATGGTTTGTGGAAAAACGCAGATTGGATACTACATCGGCACTATTTTCCCAACGAATTTTGGACGTGATCTGCGCATGGAGGTGATCATGGATTTCACTTTTTGCTTGGCTCCAGCCATCCTGCAAACCAACACTGTAACGCTCTGATAAAAATCCAGCTACATATTGTGGTTTATAGGCCTTATTATTAAGGAGATTAAATGGTTCGATTTTTCGCATCATGTCCCGATCATAGCGTGTCGTGGCACTCACTAAATGATCGTCTATAAATTCCTGATAAAAACCACTTGTTGAATACCAATCTGTTTCTGTATGCGTTTTACCGTCTTTATCCGTAACTGTTCGATGACGTCCATATCTTGCGGAGTATCTGGAGCTTGTTTTTGAGTCAAACGTCCAATAAGGGAGATATACCCCTTTAAAGGCATCAGGCTTTGCACTTATTTTGGCAGCCTTTGGTGTAAACCATCTGCCTTTAATCCATTTCTGAAAATGTTCCCCTGCCTGCTTATCCGTTACTTCAAAAGCACATACGCCATTGGGTGCTAGCGTATTCTCAGCACTAGCCTCCATGACCTGATTCGAACCGCAGTAAGGACAACTATCAGCAACCTGCAGGGCATCATAAATCGTCTCGGCTGCACAAGCTTTACAAATGACCGTCTTTTTCTCTACGCCCCAATTGAAATTTCCACGTTCTTCTGCTTTTAAGAAGTCCATTTCCTGGGCAACTTTTTCCTCTTCTTGCTCAGGTGTTGCAATTTCAGACTCAAATCCACAATACGGACAAGTCAGCTTACCTGTGGCAGGATTAAACTCAATCGATGCACCACAGGAAGGACATTCAGCATCAAAGTCAAGCTTTACTTGTTTGACATGTTCAACTTCTTGCGTTGACATAGGCCATCATCTCCTTACTTGATATCCTTTTCATCAAAAACATCGCCGCATTCAGGACAGAATTTAGGTGGATTTGCAGGGTCCTCTGGTGTCCATCCACATTTATCACATGCATAGAGTAAAGCACCAGCTGGTTTTTTAGAGCCACACTCACTGCAAAACTTCCCTTTATTCACCGCTCCACACGTACATGTCCAGCCCTCTTCCGCCGGTTTTGCCGCACCACAATTTGAACAGAATTTCCCCGTGTTGTCATGACCACATGCACATGTCCAAGTATCAGAGGCTTTAGCTGTTTGATTTTGCATCGCAGCCTGAGCCATTTGCGCTTGCTTATTTTGCTCATTCATTTGATAAAGCTGACTAGCATTGACTCCACCAGCTTGTGCAGCCATATTCATCCCCATGAATCCTGCCATAGCCCCACCATCATTGTTGGCAGCCGCAATCATCGCTTCTGCCTGAGCACCAGTTAAATGGGCAGCAGCCATACCTGGATCACGCATGACCGCATTGCGTTGTAGTTGTTTGATCATCGCTTCGTCTTCTTCAGAAGCTTTCAGTGTACTGATGCCAAATGACACAACAGCTAAACCACGTGTAGCAAGCCATTTTTCAGATAATACCTTATTGAGTGCGTCTGCTAATGCAACTGTATGAGCGGGTATTTCACTATAACGAACGCCACTAGCTGAAATTTGTGCAAAGGCTGGCTGTAACGCTGTCATTAATTCTGATTTTAACTGGCTATCAATGGCCTCTCGCGTAAATTCACGCTCTACATTTCCACATACATTTGTATAGAATAATAACGGATCAATGATTCTATAAGAATACTCACCATGGCAACGAATGGCAATGTCGATATCTAATTCGATATTACGATCAATAACTCGGAATGGAATTGGTGCAGGAGTGCCATATTTATTCCCAACAATCTCCTTTTTATTAAAATAATAAACTCGCTGATCTTTAGCAGGTTCTCCACCAAATGTGAAACGTTTGCCTATCTGTTTAAATGTTTCCATAATGCCATGAGACAAATCTGAGCCGTACATAATCGAAGGTTCTGTTGATGTATCATAGACATATTCCCCAGCTTCTGAAGAAAACTCTACAACTTTCCCCTGTTCAACAATCATCATACATTGCCCTTCATTGACGGCAATAATCGAGCCATTGCTAATAATGTTGTCATTTCCTTTATTTGAACCTCGTTTAGAAGTGCGTTTAACACCCTTAGTTACTAGAACATCTGAGGATAATGCCTCACAATAAAAATACTCACGCCATTGATCCTCTAAAACGCCTGTTAATGCCCCAACGCCTGCTTTTAATAAACCCATAAATATTCCCACCTTTACATTGATGTTTAGCTTATTTTATCATCTATCAACACTATGTAATACGCAAAATCAGACAAATTGTTTCATTTTCTTCATACTAAACTAAAAAACGAGAAGTTCCTATGATGTGAATCATCAGAACTTTCTCGTTACAGTGTCTTTCTTATGATAAGGCCGCTATTATGACAAGCACCCATGCAACAATAAATAACATTCCACCGATTGGGGTAATCGCCCCTAGCTTTTTCACACCTGTCACGGCAAGCACATATAAGCTACCAGAGAAGAAGACAATCCCTGTAAACATCAGATATCCTGCCCACGAAAGCAGACTAGAGCTTCCTAAAAGTGCCTCATTGGATAGAATGCCAAGCGCAAGAATTCCTATAGCATGATACATTTGATATTGCACAGCCGTTTCCCAAATGGCTGCATAATGTGGCGAGGCAAACTTATCCTTTAGTGCATGTGCGCCAAAAGCTCCTAAAATAACACCAAGACCTGCCAAAATCGCGCCTAAAGCTAAAAACATTTCCATCTATTGTTCTCCTATTTTGCCTCAACGGCAATTTCTTTATATTTGGCGTCCCAAGCTGGGTCAATCTTACTTAAAGATACTGGTCGCAATGTATCCTTATGCGCAAGAATATGTACGGATTGAGCTGTGGCTGCTACCGTGCCATCCTCATGTAAAATTTCATAGCCATACGTAGTTCGTAAACGATCATGCTTTTCTACCCAAGTGCGTACCGTTGCCACCTGTCCATAATGCATGGCTGCTTTATACGAAATCGATAAATCCATTACTGGCGATACATAGCCATCTTTTTCTAATGCAGCATACTCAAAGCCCGCATCACTTACAAGCTGCGTACGACCAATCTCCATCCAAATGATGTAGTTCGCATGGTACACTACGCCCATTTGATCTGTCTCCGCATACCGTATTTCAATCTGTTTCTCACTTACAAACATTTTCTTCACCTCGTCCTACATTATAGCGTAAAAGTATTGATTTGGTGGGGTTTTTGCTCTATTGGAATTGGAGATTGAAAAATGTATTTGTCTACGTAATGATCTCATTCCATATATCCTTTGAAAATCGTATATTTTTAAAACAGGAAACGCTGCCAGATTCCTCGACTTTTCAATGAATGTATAACTAACCATAATTAACACACACTAATTTTGAGTGTCTCGCACGCAGTAAGTGAAGAAAGTAGTATTTGTTGACCGTCTTCATCTCTTATGTGTGATGATTACACCATTTTATATAATAATAGAGGTGCTTGAAGTGACTATATTCGGAAAATGTTTATATATCGCATTCTTTATCATCGTCTTTTTATTCACAACAATTTGGAACTATTTTAATAGTGGTCATTGGGCCTTGCTTGAGAATTTATTCTTTGCCTTTTGGGTAGCCAGTTTCTTATTTATGGCCTTGCTGCTTAGAAGTAAAAAAGTTGAATCGGAAAAAGCTGATAATAGAAGTTGATATACCTATTTAATGATATTTTCTATTGTTTAATTATTTCCTACAATTTATTCATTTGCTGTGGCATCTACAAGCTGCAGCTTTTTTATTGTTGCACCAACTTCATACAAAGCTTGTCAGTACTAGTATTTTATCCGTACATTCAAGCCTCAAAATGATATACTATTCAAAAAATACTTTGAAGAAGGGAACGTGAGTGATGGAGGCTAAGACCATCTTATTAGATCAATTTTTAGCTAATGCGAATGACCGTAGTTGGTATATCTCATTTTATGAAGTCGTTGAAGGGCTATCTGAAGCAGAAGCCTTTTGGAAACCCGATCCTTCTAGCCATAGTATGGCTGAAATTGTCCAGCATTTAATCTATTGGAATGAAATTTGGCAAATACGGTATAGGGAGAATCAAGTGAAGGCCCCATCCCAAACGAATAATGCAAATACGTTTCTTGTTAAAGATGAAGTAACTTTCTATGAATTGAAAGAAAAGTTATTCCATATCCTGCTGCAATGGCAAGATTTAATTGAGGAAGAGCAACTTTTATCTATCGTAAATGGATACCCCGTAAAAGCGGAATGGTGGGCCATCCTATCGAATGCCGCGACTCACAATGCCTATCATATTGGACAGCTCGCTTATTTACGTAAAATGGAAAAATAGACATTTATATGTTATAATCTCAGAGTAGGGCTAATAGTAATAGTCCTATTTTTGTTTGCTGCCGCTTATTTAACTCAAATAACACCAAAGGAAGATGCAATGTGAGCCTAGAAGAAATTACACAAATTTATTCATTTTACTTCTTCACGACACCCATTTTAATAAGGTTAATTGTATTTAATTTTATTTTCAAAGAACACAAACATACGATGGCTATTTTATTGGATGCTATTGTTTTAGTATCAACTACTATATGGTTAATATTGATTAGAGAAGTCATTTTCCCTT encodes:
- a CDS encoding EAL-associated domain-containing protein; translation: MDAIEVLTNLDQIHGYYQPIFSADAHTVIAYEISGYLQIQGQQINLKDFVNNEDIPEEYRIDMEHKILHAALAKIDEIAPEIDIYIPSNPNLLMQDFGESHFNIIQQYIDEKDLQRIVLVVSEHRFIGDINKLHHALRYFTTFGVKIAVQEVGAESHLEHIALLAPHILKVNTRDLNYDSWSAQSDMISAIGSLAYKIGANLLFEDIETVYQLQFAWKNGGRFYQGPYLANPAMTFVDKDILKERFKKECQQFITSEKKMLEAQYLQLKKLREELEAIVHRVKPTSDNVSHLEYLAELLDNYSFRLYICNEDGFQLTPNVMRIDGIWELQPRAINKNWSWRPYFLQTIIKMRNDQSGEISELYRDIETGEITRTFSIAINEHEYLFVDLSYDYLYEHKIFR
- a CDS encoding SPFH domain-containing protein: MGLLKAGVGALTGVLEDQWREYFYCEALSSDVLVTKGVKRTSKRGSNKGNDNIISNGSIIAVNEGQCMMIVEQGKVVEFSSEAGEYVYDTSTEPSIMYGSDLSHGIMETFKQIGKRFTFGGEPAKDQRVYYFNKKEIVGNKYGTPAPIPFRVIDRNIELDIDIAIRCHGEYSYRIIDPLLFYTNVCGNVEREFTREAIDSQLKSELMTALQPAFAQISASGVRYSEIPAHTVALADALNKVLSEKWLATRGLAVVSFGISTLKASEEDEAMIKQLQRNAVMRDPGMAAAHLTGAQAEAMIAAANNDGGAMAGFMGMNMAAQAGGVNASQLYQMNEQNKQAQMAQAAMQNQTAKASDTWTCACGHDNTGKFCSNCGAAKPAEEGWTCTCGAVNKGKFCSECGSKKPAGALLYACDKCGWTPEDPANPPKFCPECGDVFDEKDIK
- a CDS encoding DUF423 domain-containing protein, with product MEMFLALGAILAGLGVILGAFGAHALKDKFASPHYAAIWETAVQYQMYHAIGILALGILSNEALLGSSSLLSWAGYLMFTGIVFFSGSLYVLAVTGVKKLGAITPIGGMLFIVAWVLVIIAALS
- a CDS encoding acyl-CoA thioesterase, giving the protein MFVSEKQIEIRYAETDQMGVVYHANYIIWMEIGRTQLVSDAGFEYAALEKDGYVSPVMDLSISYKAAMHYGQVATVRTWVEKHDRLRTTYGYEILHEDGTVAATAQSVHILAHKDTLRPVSLSKIDPAWDAKYKEIAVEAK
- a CDS encoding DinB family protein codes for the protein MMEAKTILLDQFLANANDRSWYISFYEVVEGLSEAEAFWKPDPSSHSMAEIVQHLIYWNEIWQIRYRENQVKAPSQTNNANTFLVKDEVTFYELKEKLFHILLQWQDLIEEEQLLSIVNGYPVKAEWWAILSNAATHNAYHIGQLAYLRKMEK